AATTGTCAAAATGCAAGGGTAATTAGcaatgatttaaaataattaattcattaaaaaattcaaatcaaaaataaaaaatgtggtaTGACTCAACACCGGCCCCATTGAAGGACCTACGGTCTTCAATCCATTGGTAGTAGCGCAAGTTTATGGATTGGCCTCTTCAAAATACCATTCCTAGTCTTCACTTCCGCTACTCTCACTTTGCCGTCCTCGCCTGGGGTTACCGCCAATACTCGGCCTGTCAGCCACTTCAGGGGTGCCATGTTGTCTTCGTGAACGACGACGAGCTTGCCGACGACGAGATCTGGCTCTTCTTCCGCCCACTTGGTTTTGGCTTGGAGGCTGCGGACGTAATCTTTCTCCCAAGATTGCCAAAACATCTGCTTGAGAGTGCAGGTAAGCCGCCATCTCTTGGAGTACCTCAGCCTGTCCACTTCTTCGTGAGGCAATTCTGGCGGCAGCGCTAGAAGGCTCTCTCCGAATAGTAGATGCGCTGGAGTTAACGCTTCGCCGTCGTTGGGATCGTTGCTGATGGGAGCGATCGGTCTGGAGTTCAGGACTGCCTCTATTTGAACCAGAACCGTTTGTAATTCCTCTACCGTCAACAGCACCTTGCCTACGGTTTTGGTTAGAAGTGTTTTGGCGGATTTGACGGCCGCTTCCCACAGACCGCCGAAATGTGGAGCTCGAGGAGGAATGAAGACAAAGTCTATTCCTTTGTTGGCAGCGTACGTTTTCATGGCGTCGGCATTGTTGGCCATTGCTTCTCTGAGCTGGAGCAGCTCTCGACTGGCACCGACAAAATTCGTTGCGTTGTCGCTGTATACGCGCTCTGGGAGCCCTCTCCTGCCGACGAACCTTTGAAGACAGAGAATAAAAGAATTTGAAGACAAATCAGTAACAAGTTCGATATGTACAGCTTTTGACGTAAAACACACAAATATGGCGATGTACATTTTAACAGGTGGACGGCCACGTATTTTAAGTGTTACATTAACTGGGCCGCAAAAATCTACACCACATACTTTAAATGGGCGTAGAGCTCTCACCCTATCGGCGGGCAAATTTCCCATTATTTGATTCATTAGTTTAGGTTTGTAGCGAAAACAATGAATACACTTGCGAACTACTCTTGAACATGCTTCTCTGGCATTTATCAGCCAAATTTTATCACGTAAAATGGCTACCAAGGCTTTCGCTCCAGCATGACAGTGTTCCAAATGCAAGTGTCGTAAATATAGGAccataaaatatgattttttaggCATTAAAAGGCGAAATTTTGCATCGTGAGCAATTGGTGCATTTAGCAACCGCCCGCCTACTCTAAGTAGTGAAAAACTGCGGTATTCATCTTTGTATTGGTGGACAAAAGGATTTAATCGTTGCAAATTTGAAGGCAAAACTTGTGATTTGCTTAACTTTTTCAGCTCTTCGGCGTATTctcttttttgaataaattcaattaGCTGGAGAAAAGTCCAATTAATCTCTTTCGCTGTAGGTATACCTATATTGCGGAATTGCTTTCCTCGAGCAATATCGAGAAAGCGAAAAACATACGAAAATACTCGAATCATTTTGTTGTATGATGAGTAACTTTCAATAATCTTCGCAATAGGATTAATTTCGTTTTCTTCTACAGCCAAAAACACATTAGTTTTCCTTGTTTCAAGTGACttttgttcgggagttaattcGAAATGCTCATTTACTGGCCACATATTAGTCTCTTCGAGTAGAAACTTTGGGCCATTAAACCAAACAGAGTCCACTAATTCTTCAACATTACATCCTCTAGAAACAATATCGGCCGGATTTTCCTTAGTTGGAACATGACGCCATGTGGCCTGGCCCGATAGTTCTTGTATTTCTGAAACTCGATTTGATACGAATGTTGCCAGAGTAGAAGGATGAGTTTGAATCCAGTGCAACGTAATTTCTGAATCAGTCCAAAATGTAACGTTTTCcactttaaataatattgtatgcTTTATTTTGGACCATAACTTGCTTAGTAGATGCGCTGCGCATAGTTCAAGTCTTGGTAAAGACTTGGTCTTCAGAGGAGCAACTTTCGATTTAGCCGTTAGTAATCGGCAAGAAGTCTTACCAGAAGCTCTACTCCGGATATAAATGCAACAGCCATAAGCTCGCATAGAGGCATCAGAAAACCCATGAATTTGACATTCAGTATTTGATGAGGTCAAAACAAATCTAGGAATTTCTATTAtgtcaattttcaataaattggcTTTAAAATCTGTAAAAGAAGTATCAAGGCGCGTGGGAATAGACTCATCCCAATCTAGCTGCATTAGCCATAATTCTTGAAGAAGAATTTTTGCCTTGATAATCAAAGGGCACAAAAGTCCGAGCGGATCGAAAAGTCTTGCCGAAACTGACAAGATATTTCGTTTTGTTGCTTTCAAGTTTTGAAACAAATCATCCAAGTGGTATTTAAATACGTCACTCTTCGGAATCCAATAAGTGCCTAAAGTTTTAGTGAAATCCTGATTTATCTGTACTGATTTTTGAATTGTAATCGAGTCTTGATCATAACAATTTGAAAACCATTTAGTCAGATTAAAACCTGCcgattgcaatatttgtgtgaCTTGGGACCTTATTATATTTAGATCTTCTATTGAGTCAGCACCAGTTAAAAGATCATCGACATAAAAGTCTCTCTTTATGACTTTAGAGCCAATTGGCAatgatttttcgaataattcgctCACATAAGTAAGGCAACGTATTGCCAAGAATGGAGCTGATGATGTGCCATAAGTCactgtatttaatttataaatctcAATATTTTGAGACTGATTTTCACGCCATAATATTAATTGATAATTTCTATCGGCCTCGTCAATTAAAACCTGACGGTACATTTTTTCAATGTCAGCCGTAATAGCGTATTTATGCATTCGAAAACGAAGAAGTGTTGAATACAACTCCTCTTGAATGGTAGGACCAATCATTAGTAGATCGTTAAGAGAAAGTTGTGTAGATGTTTTACAAGAGGCGTCGAAAACTACCCGAAGTTTTGTAGTAGAACTTTGCGGGCGTAATACACATTGATGAGGTATAAAATAATGAGAAACATCGGGTACTTTATTATCTGCAATAGACATGTGACCCAAATTAATGTACTCTTTCATGAATGAATTGTACATCTCTTTTGTTTGTGGTTCTTTTGACAGACGACGTTCTAACGATAAGAATCGTCTTCTAGCTGTTTCAAAAGATAGACCCAGTGTATTTGGATCTGCTTTAAAAGGTAGCGCCACTTTAAATCTACCCGACGGCAATCGCTGAACAGATTTCGAAAAGCTTTTCTCACATTCCTGATGCTCAATTGATAGAACATTTGCCTCTCTAGGAATTTCTTCTAATTCCCAAAATCTACGAACTATTGAATCCAATGAATCTTCGTTTTCAGTTAGTGAACTTAAATGGCATACAttcttattaaaatgttttaattctttatattttcccGAAACTATCCATCCTAGAAGTGTTTTCTGGAGTGTTGGGATATTGGGATTCAGTTTAATTTGACCGACGCATAGTAATTCAAAGAAAATCTCAGCGCCGATCAACATATCAATTCTTTGCGGTTTATTAAAATATGGATCAGCGAATTCTATATTATCGGGCAAATTCCATCCAGCTGTTGAAATTATACGATCTGGTTGATAGTTGGAAATCGATCGAAGAATCCAAAATTCTGCAGAAAATTCATGGGAATTCATTCGAGATTTCACTGTAGCCTGAAGTTTATGTTTTGCAGACGAATTCGTTCTGCCAATACCAATAAGACTGAGATTTCTTTCTTGTTTTTGCAATTGTAATCGCTGAGATAGTTCTTcggttacaaaatttatttgtgaaccGGAATCCAAAAGAGCTCTAGCTAAAACATACTGACCAGATTTATTCTTGATCTGCACTAAAGCTGTTGCTAAAATTACATTATCTTTCGCCGAAGATGAATGATTTACAAAAGCTCTTGAAGTTGAAGCTACATTAGGATCAGAATTTGCAACATTCTCAGGTTGTCCATCATTTGCAGCATATTTATGTAATAATGTATGATGGGAACCACTACAAACTCTACATTTTGTTGATTTACATTTTGTCACCGTATGtccttttttcaaacaattaataCAGGCGGGAACGCCTTTGACAAAGTCAAATCTCTGTTGCACCGGCACTGCAGAGAATGAAGGACAGTTCGATAAGTAATGCGCTGCTTTACAAAATAAGCATTTAGCTACTGATTGTTGGTTATCAGTTTGACATGAAAAGGAGGATTTCTTCTTTTTACTAAAACTTTCATTTTTTCTCGTAAAATTGGTATTCGGTTTTAATCTCGAACTTGAAGCTTCTTCAGCTGAAATATGTTGGTATCTTTTGTTCAAAGCTACCTCACAATCACTCCATAAGGGCAACTTTTCATAATCAAGTTGCTCTTCCCATTTGGATCTAGTGATTGGATCTACTTTAGTCATTACTAAGTGAATTATTATCGCATTAGTAATTGCCTTGTCATCTCCGATTGATAAAAGTGAGCCATAAATGGCAGAAACTGTATCAATCATGCTCCTCAAGGAAGTTGCAGAAGGTTTAGACATTTCCGGTAAATCAAACAATTTAGTAATATTATCAAAGAATATTAAACATGGATTGTCATAAACTCTTTTTAAACTTTGTAGAGCCTTGGAGTAATTTTGTTCACTTATCTGATAAGCTTTCACAGTTCCCAGAGCTTCATCTGATAGGCACGagattaaatgattaaatttctcaatttcagttAAAGTTATATCACTATCTACCAAACTCTcgaataaactaataaaattcttatattcGGCATATTTACCGCTAAATTTAGGCAACTTCATACTTGGAAGTCGGCTATGATGACTTGAGAAACCAAGAGTAGTTTCAGCGATACTATGTTCTCTGGGAGTTAAATAACCCAAAAGCATACTTTTTGTGGAAAcgcataaattttctaaatcggACCTTTCATCGTTTGAGGGATCTAAAATATCGATTTCAGTTTGAATGTCCATTGCATCTTCAATAtatgaattcaaaatttctaatcgacaatgtaattcattttgattaaacgaaatagttttttccttaATAGATCGCCTAATTCTCGAAAcgttattcaaaattttatttttctgttggtATAAACTCTCAAGACTAGTAGAACTTTTTTGCTTTTTACCGCCTCCCATTTTGTAGTCGAGGTTTAAATAACTAACTTGCTAAGAAAAATAGGAAAccaagtttaaattctttttgaattgtattttaaatcaattttcaaaaGGATCTCAAGGAAATTTGTCGTAAAGACAAAAtagaataatataaataaactttCCGAGATCAACTTACGGTTTCAATGCACTTGCAGAAACAACAATTGACTTTAAGGTTTCaactactttttattcaaattattttataccaatattcttatttatttataaattaatagcAATTATTAATTCTCGGAAAAATTTTCTGAACAATATTGTTTGCTGGGTTATAAACCAGTtcgcaaataaattttttccgtacccgaacaaattttataaattataacaaaaaatattattttatttttatatttcaaattttcgaTAAATTGTTCGTTGGGTTGTATCACAAATTAAGAAGAATAAGAGTTAAATAAAAGCAAGCAAcagaaaataaatgtaaacaattgaatttatcgcaattttattttttaatgctttaattttattgttgttgttcaaTTAATTACCACTGCctcttttattattaaatttactcGCGATCACTTTTATAAATGTCCGTccgataataataattttacctcttatgattttatttttaattacactattttatcacttttttcttataaaatttctcaattataattccttatttgtttttatattttcttttatttatatgtatacatatacttctttttatttattttcacttatata
The nucleotide sequence above comes from Calliphora vicina chromosome 1, idCalVici1.1, whole genome shotgun sequence. Encoded proteins:
- the LOC135949419 gene encoding serine/arginine repetitive matrix protein 2-like, with protein sequence MPNCNCILCQKESAERQQNPNQVRRQERAPRARIQRQRNEFCRCQSRAAPAQRSNGQQCRRHENVRCQQRNRLCLHSSSSSTFRRSVGSGRQIRQNTSNQNRRQGAVDGRGITNGSGSNRGSPELQTDRSHQQRSQRRRSVNSSASTIRREPSSAAARIASRRSGQAEVLQEMAAYLHSQADVLAILGERLRPQPPSQNQVGGRRARSRRRQARRRSRRQHGTPEVADRPSIGGNPRRGRQSESSGSED